GTGCGAATGGCCTTGGGCATGCTGGTAAGTCCATCGGGGAAAGACAGCATGGTAGAATATGCGTTCGATAGACTCCAGTAGCGCCAGGAAAGACCGGATGCATCCGCTCTTGTGGCGTATTGGATCTCGTCGGAAAACGCGAGCTCCGTTCGAATCGCAGCAACTCAGGCGAGTCCCACTACGATTCGCGTTGTCCTAACTGGACAGCGCCATGTTGGTGCGAATGGTAACCCGAAGTGTAAGCGAGGGATTCGTCGCATCTCGATCCATCGCTTACACATCGGGTTACCGAAACCACGGCCCGATGACCAAAGGAGGCGCTGTTCAGCTAAGTTGTCCCAACCAGTAGCGCACAAAAAAAGACCCGGTCCAAAACTGAACCGAGTCTTCTTGATTTCCCTGGGAGGTCGACCGCCTCGCGGCGTTGCGTTTGCGGTCTGTGTGCCCCGTATGACTGTCACGCCCGCAGGCGTGAACAGCTTATGTCAGGTAGTTGCCGACAGTCTGGAACTTGCTGTTTGCAGCGCTACCGATGGTAGAAACAGCGGCAAGGCAGACAACGATGATCAGAGCCAGCATAACTGCGTACTCAACTGCAGTCGGGCCGTCTTCAGATACCAGGAACTTCTTCACACTGTTTGCGAATTTCAACATCTCGAATAACCCCTCAGGTTAAGTCCGTAACAATCGGACAAATAGTTTTGCAGTGAGAAGACTCATCTCACCAACCCAAATCGCAACCTCGCATGCCGCAAGGAAGACTCTCATTACGATTAAGTCACCGACAATGTGTTTCGCCGTCAGGCCGGTGGGCCGAGTAGCGAAGCGGTTGTCTCAGTGACCTGACACAAAACTAGGTCGGCAAATTGGGCTGTCAAATTCTTTTGGAGAAAAGATTCGGATTGGCGTGAGCGGCGCGAAATCAAACAATAACTAAGAACCCCTAACAAAAGCTGTGTGGCCGCGTTGTGACGACAGTGGTCGAGATGCAAGGAAAAGTGACGAGGCGACAGATGTCGTCGAGGAGCGCTGACGCCGCAGATCGGCTGCTGTCGTCGCAACCCTCCGGGCCGCTTGTGGTTCCGCCTCAGGCGGCGGCGTTCGTCGTCGACGACAATTGTCGCCTCCTCCTCACTTCTTGCCTGAAACGAAACCACAAACGTCGCGGCTCACACAGGTTTTGTTAGGGGTTCTATGTCGTTGACCCTTGTGGAATTGGGTGACATGTGTGTGGCCAGGGTCGGAACGAGTAACGAGTGAAACCCCGGCGTTTCCTTCGCCCTGCACTGCACGACGAATCGAAGGCGGCATGACAATCGTTACAGTCATGCCACAACGATCGATTCCGGCAGAGACGTCAAAGCGATTCACAATGGTTTCGGTCCAGCGCAACCTGCTACTAGTGGCCGCCAGCTCCGAACCAAACGCACCAAGATCGCTAGCTTCAGTGGCAAAGTCATTGCTGGCGATTGGCCCCGAATGGCGGCACGCTTATCCCGTTTGCGGCAGGTCCAGCACGTGAGCGAACCGGTCGAGCACCAGCTTTTTCAGGTCCGCGAATTCGGGCGAATCGAAATCGCCCGTGCGGACGAGGTCATACGCCATTCGTCGAGCGACCTGCAGCACGGCGATATCTTTAATCGGATTGCCAACACGCAACGGCAGCGACCCGCTTTGCCGCGTTCCCAGAACATCGCCCGGTCCACGCAATTCCGCATCACGCTCGGCCAGCTTAAAACCGTCGGACGATTCTTCCATCGCGATTAGCCGATCGTTGGCTTCCGGAGTGTCACTTTCTGACATCAGAAAACAGTAGCCCTGATAGCTGCCTCGACAAATTCGACCGCGAAGCTGGTGCAACTGAGCCAGGCCGAAACGTTCGGCCTGCTGCACTACCATGATCGTCGCGTTGGGTACGTTGACGCCCACTTCAATCACCGTGGTGCTCACCAGCACATCGATTTCGCGGTCTCGAAAACGGTCCATCACGTCGTGCCGAGTCTGTCGGTCCATCCGCCCATGCAGCAGGCCGACTTTCAAATGAGACAGCTCGCCACGCTGCAGATTGCTGAACACCGTTTCGGCCGCCGCGTCGTCTTCTTCCGACTGACCTTCCACTCGCGGGCACACAACATACGCCTGTCGTCCCTTGCTGACCTGCTTCCGCACGAACTCCCACGCGCGAGTCGTCTGGTCCGGCGTTTGGACGCGGCTGGTAATCACCTTTTGCCGTCCCGGCGGCAGTTCGCGAATGGTCGAAATGTCCAGGTCACCAAACCGCGTTAAACACAGACTGCGCGGAATCGGCGTGGCGGTCATGACCAGCACGTGAGGCTGTCTGGGCGGCGACAGAGCTTCAGCGATCGCTTCCGGTGATGCGGGTTCGCTGCTTTCGCCCCCTTCGCTGTTGCCAAACGCGGCCCGTTGTCGCACTCCAAAGCGATGCTGCTCGTCGATCACCGCCAACGCAAGGTCGCGAAACTTCACGGATTCCTGAATCACGGCCTGAGTTCCCACGACCAGCTGACAGTCGCCCGACGCGATGTCCGCCAAAAGCTGCCGACGTTCGGCGGCGGGCAACCCGCCAACAAGAAAGCCGCGTTTCACCCGACTGTTGACCAGGATTTCTTCGAAGGTTTGCCAATGTTGAGTCGCCAGCACTTCCGTCGGAGCCATCAACACGGCCTGATAGCCACTCGCCACCGCCGACAGCATCGCATACACCGCGATCGCCGTTTTGCCAGCTCCCACGTCCGCCTGCAACAGACGATGCATCGGCTGCGACTGTTCCAGATCTTTCGCCAACTCCTTCACCACGACGTCCTGCCCGTTGGTGAACCGGAAATCAAACAGCCGTCGAATTCTCGCATCAACTTTCGCCGTCATAGCAATTGCTCGTGCCTTCGAATTAGTGCCCCAAAAACGACGCCTCAGCGCGAGCCCCAGTTGGAATTCGAAAAAGTCGTCCAGAATCAACCGATGCCGACCAGCGTCGAATTGCTTTTGTGAAGTTGGCGTGTGCAGAAACTTTAACGCCGTCGGAAGGTCCGGCAGATTATGATGCTTGCGAAAGTACTCCGGCAGCGGTTCCGGTACGAGGTGAGCGTAGCCTTCTACGGCGGCTTTAGTCATCCGCCGCATCGCATCCATTTTGATGCCGTCGGTCAGCGGGTAACGCGGCAGAACGCCCACCACGCTGCCAACGTCTTCCGATTCTTCCTCACTGGTGATCCAGTGAATCCGCGGGTTTCCAAATTCCCACCGACCCGATTTGCGCTGTGGCTTGCCGCTGAAGATGACGTGGTCGTCGTCCCGAAACTTCTTCAGCATCCACGGCTGGTTAAACCACGTGCCTCGCACAAACTGACCATCGCATTCCAGCAACACACCAACCAGCACACGCCCCTTCGACAGGTTGCGGGTGTCGCGATCAACCACGCGACCATGCACCGATTGTTCGACGTCTTTTTCAAGTTTGTGAGCCGGTCGTAAATCACTGAAGTCATTCACGCTGTGAGGCACATGCCACAGCAAATCCAGCACCGTATGAATGCCCAGCTTCGCGAGCAATGCGGCCCGATCCGGCCCCGCGCCCGCTAGAAACTGGACCGGAGTGGCCAGCGGGTCCTGCGACGAACTAATTTCCTGAGCCGTGTTTTGTGAAGAAGTACGTTCCGACATGCGAGCGGTCTGAATTATCCGAGCGGTCAAGCGCCCCGCACGTCACGCGTCATTCCACGAGGTCACAAAGCGGCAGTGTAGCCGTTTCGCCGTCCGCAATCTGCGCAGAATCTCGCCACGCGAATGCTCGCCCGCGGTCAAAGATTTCCGAGCCACACGGCATTGGCCCCGGTTGTCTGCACTCTGTCTGCCTTGAGATTGACCTGCGAAAGCAGCCACAGAATCGTCTTCCGGCCACCACAAGTGCGCTGAGGATGTTAATCGTTTTCCGCGACTATGCCCGGCTCGCATTTCTGTGACGGATTTCCAGCACGCCACTTCGCACGATACAGTCGCGGCACGGCAAGAAGTGCGCGTGAGCCGCGACGCCTGTGCGAGCGACTCAGCGTGCTGTTATTCTCACATCAGAACTCAATGCAGCGTGCAAGGGCGTTCAATGGAAGGCACATGATGCAAGTCCACCTCAGAATCCTGTTCAATCTATTCGCATGGGATGCCGTCGCCTCCCTGCTGGACCTACCCTCAGCTCAACGTCTCGCAACTCGCGATGGGCAGTCTGAATTCTCAGATCGGCCAAACACGTCCCGTTAATTGTGACCGGAACGATCCGGCATGATGTCGAGCGGGCTCTTAACGGCGAGGCCAGGTTTGTTCATGACGTGCAGATACTTCATGGTTGTCCGCACATCCTTGTGGCCGAGTAACTCCTGCACCGTGCGAATGTCGGCGCCGTCTTCCAGCAGGTGAGTCGCAAAGCTATGGCGCAACGAATGAGGAACTGCGTTTTTCACAATCTTTGATCGCTTCAAATGCTTCTTGAACTCCCCGGAAAAATAGTCTTCGCACACGTGATGTCGACGCCGCTCGCCACTGACCGGGTCGACGGAATGCTGTCGAGCCGGAAACACCCACTGCCACGCAGGTTCCGCGTTGGCATTCGGATACTTACGCTCCAGCGCGTGAGGCAACCAGACGCGGCCCCGTCCCTGTTCCAGGTCTTCATTGTGCTGATACAACGTGCGAGTAATCTGCTGCTGCAACAATTCACGACAAGCATTGGGCAGCACAGTGATGCGATCCTGATCGCCTTTCGCATTCCGCACCACAATGTGCCCTTCGTCAAAACACACGTCCTTCACACGCAGCCGACGACATTCCAAATGCCGCAACCCGGCCCCGTACATCACCAGAAACATCAACTGCTTCAATCCGGAAAACAGCGGCCTCAGCCGGGAAACTTCCTCCCGACTAAAAACGACCGGCAAACGTTCTGCCTTGCCTGCCGGAACGACGTCCAGAAAACCAATTCTCTGCGCAAACACCTTTTGGTACAGAAACAGAAGAGAACTCTTCGCCTGATTCAGTGTGCTGGGAGCCACATCTCCTTCCACCACCAGCGAACTCAAAAACTGTCGAATGGCAGACTCTGGAGGCAGCGCGGCGGCCGAATCATCCGCCAAACCTGCAGCCGCCGTGGAATGCCCGACCAGAAACCGCTTGATCCAGCCCACATACGCCAGTTCCGTCCGCCGCAGCAATCCGCTAAGTCGAGCTTCCCGACGAACCTTCTGCAGCATCGCCGGTTCCTCAGGATCGATCCTGCCGACCAGGCCCGCAGTTTCATTGGCTGACAACGGTTGGTCTGTGCCCAGCAGTTTCTGCTGACCGGCGAATCGACTTAGCGTGGTGACCACTCCCTGCAGTTCAGCAATCGGCTGCTGCAATACGTCCTGGTGGTAAATCTCTATCGCCTGCACCGCTTGCAGTCGCTGCCACGCCGGAGTGCCCTGAGTTTTCACCTGCTGCAAAAAACGAATCACAATCGCCTTGTCAACGTCGGCCGGCAGCAGTTCATTCTCATACAGGAACTCGCGAAACCGCAGAATCCACTTCACGAACCAACTCCGCTCGTCCCGCGAATATTTCCCTGCCTCCAGCACCTCTTCAAACTTCTGAACACTCACCGCGCGACTCCTCACAAAACGTCGAATATGGCAGGAGTCTACGATTTCAGTTTTTATTTCCAAGTCACCAGGCGAGTGTTGCAATTGTGGATAAAACCTGAGAAGCTGGAGTCAGTTGGGCAGAAGCCCGGCAATAAGATTTTAGACCCAGCAAACGCCGGGTGAATTATTGATCGTTAGCCAGCAAAGTCCGCATGGCCACGGATCCACCAAAACTGCCCGAGCCGTACAAAGAGGCGTGCACCGCCTATTCGGCAATCCTCCGCGCTCAGTTCCGACTTTGGACGAGCTCAATGGGCGTTGCGGCACTTCTACTGGTGAACGCTTACAGCGCGTCGAACAAGCCGAATATCCAACTGCCTTTCAGTCTTGGCGAAGTCTCTCCGTTAACATTCTTTGCCATTTCCACATTCATCCTGTCATCACTTTGGTTTGCACAGTTAATTCAATACTGCCATTCCTTCCGCGCCCACGAAGTTGTAGAGCGGCTCGCCAGACATTACGCGGACACAGTCGTTGCGCCGGCCGTCAATGATGAAACACAGGATCTTAAGCTATTGCCGTATCACGAGATTTTTCATGCCTCGGGGCCGGCTCACTTTGAGCCGATACTCGATGCGTGGGAGGCCAAAGACTGGGTGCGCAGGTTTATCGGCACGCCACTTAAGGCACTCATGTCGGTTGTGTGCAGCGGACTCGCCGTATTCGCAATTTTCAAGGGAGTCCATAGCCTGTATGCACTAGCCGTTCCTGGTCAACTTCCGTTGTTTCTTATAGTCGCAGTCCCCGCGGTGACCGTCGGTTCTTGCAGCATCATTAGTTTCTTCATCCTTGAAGTCCCACGGTTCTATGCGAAGCTCTGGCACAATCGTGCTGGCTAACCATGGGTTGCACCGGAGCCGGGCTTGCGGGCGTTTTCTGATGGTTAACTTTTCCCTCCCGGCCCGGTGAACCCGATCGTTAGCCCTCAATCTCTTAGACAAAGATTCCACAATGATCAAAGACGATTCCGATCCTGATATTGATGTCTTCCATTCCCCCGTCAAAGACATTGATGGCAAATATTTCACAATCGGTGTGTTCACAAAACCTGAAGGACCACCATCTTTAATCACATCTGATATCGACGGTAAAGATCATGTCCGAGTGTTTCTAACTCAAGACTCAGCCACTACTTTTACGTCTAGCAGCAAGTCGGGCCTTCAACTCATCGGGTGGGATTCCTTGGTCCCACTTGCCCTCCAAATGGAGAGTTGCAGCACAAAAATCCCATTCATCTATCTTGAGCAAGCCGGTGACGGAGTCACTAAATTCGAGTCCGTGTCTATCGATGACCTCTTGAAATAAAGGTTGTGTTGGATCTGGTACCGTGATACGGAATTCATCGTCGTTCTCCGGTTCATCTAAATCGTCTCGTATTGGCACAAATGTTCCTAATGCCACCGCTTTTCTAACTGGCTCTCGTAAATCCATATTTATTCTCCATGCAGCCCAGAGCTACCAGACTGGCTAACTAATGAGCGTTTGACTTCGCGGCGATGGTAGTTGGCGGGTTGGTCGCGGGGTTGATGTTGTTGTTTGAGTTGGTGGCGATGCAGGTTGGTCGAGCCGAAGCTCAAACGCTTTGTTCAAGGAGCCCGGCTGGGTGCGAAAGGCTGAGTTTTTCTGCTTCGTTTCGTGCAGAATTTACTCACCGCGCAGCGTTAAGAGACTCGGTTGCTCCACGGTTACGTGATCGATTGGCTCAGGCGTCCTGTCGTTTCGACAGGCTTCGAAGACTCGGCTTCGTTCGGTGTGACAACGTCATCATCCGGAATCGAGATACGGCAGCGGGTGTTCGTACAGGACTCGGCCGACGTGATCGGTGATCATCACCAGATGCAGGTCACCGCCGCATTCACGACACACCATCGGCCGCTTCGGTGGTTCTTCCGCAACGGCTCGCTTCGCCAGGATGTAACACATGCCCAGGTAGAAACACGCCAGCATCCGCACATAGTCGATACTCAGCGAACTGTGTGAGTGCAAAAAACCGTAGTAGCGGATTCTGTGAAAGTTCGGCGGCAACACGTGCTGCAAAAAGCCTCTCACAAACTCCTGCCCCGAAACTTTGCGACGCTTCGAAAACTTCTTCCCCGACGGCGTGTAGCGATAGGTCACGTGAGTCTCATTCATCGACTCGATGCGGTTGTTACTGATCGCCACACGGTAAACGTACGGAGCCAGATACTTCAGCACGCCGCGTCCGTCGCCCACCGCTTCGACATCCATCACCCACGGCCGAGTCCACGCACGCGGATCAGCGGCCAGAAATTCGTCCTCAATCCCCGCCGCTCGAACCGCATCGCGAAACTTCGCGGGGAAGACTGTGGACGCGGCCTTCTCCGGCAGCAGAAAATTCGGCGGACACTGCTGCCAGCCGGGCGGTCCCGGCGGACCATGGCGTGGCGAGCCGCTTGACCTGGTGCGTTTCATGCGCCGAGGCGTGGCCGTTGGCTCCTGCGAACCATCTTCCGAAACACCACCGCCGGGCACCACGAAATGCACGTGCGGATTGTAGACCGTGAAGTCTCGCCCCCACGTGTGCAGAACTCCGAAGAAGCCCATCCGCTTCGTGCCAACGAACCGCTTTCCAGACGCCAGTTCGTGAATCGTCTGACTGCCACAGTCGAACAACGCTCGATAGCACACGTCCTGGTGAGCGCGCACGACCTTCCGCAGCGCTTCGGGCACTGTGAAGGTGACCATAAAGTAGGGCACCGGCAGCAATTCGGACAGACGATCGGCGAGCCACTTCTGCGTCTTGTCAGACTGGCAGTTCGGGCAGTGTCGGTTGTTGCAACTGCGTCCCACCCAGTGAGTTCGCTGGCAGTCGCCGCAGTCGTATCGCAGATGGCCCAGTTCTCCGGTGCGACACTTTGATATGAAACTCAGCACGCGCTTGTGCTGCAACGGCATGCGTTCGCCGAACTGTTTCAGATAGTCGTCCCCGTGCTGCCGCAATACGTCGGCAACGGTCGGCATCTATCGCGGCTTGCGATTTCGGTGCGGATCGTTGTCAGGACCGATAGGTGGTTCGCCGGGCGGCGGAAACATGTTGTCGAACAATGTTCCCGCGTCGGCGATATCGTCGTGAGTCTTGCGACCGTCTTCTTCCTTCGGATCCGTCAGATGCAGGTAGACCAGCGTCGTCTGCAGGTTCTTATGGCCAAGGAACTTCTGAATCCAGCGCAGCGACACGCCGGCCTCAAACAGATGCGTGGCGATGCTGTGCCGCAGCGTGTGGATCGAAACCTGCTTGGTGAAGCCGAGCTCGCTGACCACATCCTTGATGCAGCCTTGCACGGTCGACGGATCCATCGGCCGCGACGTCGTCGGGCCCTCTTTCTTCGTGCGTCCGATCTGCGGAAACAGCAGCGTTGGATTGCGATGCGTCTTCCAGTAACTGCGCAGCACATGCAGCGTCGAATGCGGCAACGTCACGAAGCGATCCTTCGCGCCCTTGCCACGATGCACATGCACCAGCATGCGTTCGGCATCGATGTCGCCGATCTGCAGACTCAGCGCTTCGCTCATCCGCAGGCCGAGCGTATAGGTGGCCCAGAAGTAGGCTCGATTGCGCGGCTGCCGCACGGCGGCGATCAGTCGGTGAACTTCGTCGATGGACAGCACATCCGGCAGCGTTTTCTGTTTCGGAATACGCAGCTTCGTGAGCACTTTCCAGTCACGCGGTTCGGTGTACTTGTAGAAGAATTTGAGCCCACTGTAAGCGACTCGCAGCGAACCCGGAGCGAACTCGCAGTCGTTGATCAGGTACAACAGATAGTCGGCGACCTGTTGTTCGGAAAGCTGATCCGGCGGCGTGTGGTAATGACCGGCCAGCTTGCGAACTTCGCGAAGGTAGCCATCATGAGTCCGTTGCGCCATACCCCGCAACTGCAGATCCTGCGACATCCGTTCGCGGAGCGACTTCGTGGGTTGGTTGTTACTGCGTTGTTCGTCCGAGTTGCTGTTGTTCCCGTTCTGTGAAGAATGATCGTGTGACATGAAATGGTCTCCCTGAAAGTGAAAGAAACAATCAGAAAGACATGGCACAAGATTTCACTACATTCGCAAATCAGACTCCATTAGAAAATACCCCGCCGCGCAGCGGCTCACTTGAACAAAACGGTGCACCCGAGCGGCGAAGTCGGGCGTTTTCAAATGGACAATCTCTCGTCGCCGCCGGGTGATTGGTGACGTTCTACGGACTAAACACATTGATTGAGAACTCGCTGTCCCCATGCAACGTTACGACAGCCAGCGGTTTACCATGCAGCAACACGGTGTAGCCGCCACGAAACACAACCGTTTCTCCGATTTTCTGAAACCCTGCCACCGTAATGGAAGGACATCGCCGGAGAGCCAGTCGCCACAATGCCGCATCAATTGCGACATCCCTTGCGGACGCACCGTCCGTAGAACAATCGCATGCAGCGGAGCACTCAGCATCGCTTTTCGTGTCTGTCATTGTCTTCCTTTCGTGCCGCGCTGATGCTGGCCGTTATGCAGCAATCATGTTCGTCTTGGCAACAACCTACACGCCTCGCCCTGGGCTGATTGGGTTCTCGTCCGCCTTCGCATTCATTGCTGTGTCTTTGCTGGCGTACGTGGTACGAGTGGTTCCTGATCGACAAAAGGAGGGGCTTACCATTCTGGCTCCCTACCTTCTCCTGTTTATTCCGCTCGGCTTCTCCCTCAACACTCGATTTCTGGATATTCAGCACCACGTTGCACTGTTCATCTATTTCGCCTCAGCGTTTGGGTTCTCGCTTCACAACTTTACTTTTCCCCATCGGGCCAACTATGTTACTGGAGTAATCTCTGGATTCTTAACGGGCCTGCTGCTAACGTTCATCGGTGCGTCCTACGCATTCGCCTCTGGACCGATCAATACCGATAATGACACCGCGTTCTGGCTGTTACATGTTGCATTCATTCTGTTGTGGTTCGCTTTCTCAACTATTGTGTTCGCACGCCAATCCTCAGCCGCTGGTTCAATAAAGGACCGCGACGGAGATGCATAACTAATGAGCGTTTGACTTCGCGGCGATGGTAGTTGGCGGGTTGGTCGCGGGGTTGATGTTGTTGTTTGAGTTGGTGGCGATGCAGGTTGGTCGAGCCGAAGCTCAAACGCTTTGTTCAAGGAGCCCGGCTGGGTGCGAAAGGCTGAGTTTTTCTGCTTCGTTTCGTGCAGAATTTACTCACCGCGCAGCGTTAAGAGACTCGGTTGCTCCACGGTTACGTGATCGATTGGCTCAGGCGTCCTGTCGTTTCGACAGGCTTCGAAGACTCGGCTTCGTTCGGTGTGACAACGTCATCATCCGGAATCGAGATACGGCAGCGGGTGTTCGTACAGGACTCGGCCGACGTGATCGGTGATCATCACCAGATGCAGGTCACCGCCGCATTCACGACACACCATCGGCCGCTTCGGTGGTTCTTCCGCAACGGCTCGCTTCGCCAGGA
This DNA window, taken from Fuerstiella marisgermanici, encodes the following:
- a CDS encoding Flp family type IVb pilin, whose product is MLKFANSVKKFLVSEDGPTAVEYAVMLALIIVVCLAAVSTIGSAANSKFQTVGNYLT
- the recG gene encoding ATP-dependent DNA helicase RecG, which encodes MSERTSSQNTAQEISSSQDPLATPVQFLAGAGPDRAALLAKLGIHTVLDLLWHVPHSVNDFSDLRPAHKLEKDVEQSVHGRVVDRDTRNLSKGRVLVGVLLECDGQFVRGTWFNQPWMLKKFRDDDHVIFSGKPQRKSGRWEFGNPRIHWITSEEESEDVGSVVGVLPRYPLTDGIKMDAMRRMTKAAVEGYAHLVPEPLPEYFRKHHNLPDLPTALKFLHTPTSQKQFDAGRHRLILDDFFEFQLGLALRRRFWGTNSKARAIAMTAKVDARIRRLFDFRFTNGQDVVVKELAKDLEQSQPMHRLLQADVGAGKTAIAVYAMLSAVASGYQAVLMAPTEVLATQHWQTFEEILVNSRVKRGFLVGGLPAAERRQLLADIASGDCQLVVGTQAVIQESVKFRDLALAVIDEQHRFGVRQRAAFGNSEGGESSEPASPEAIAEALSPPRQPHVLVMTATPIPRSLCLTRFGDLDISTIRELPPGRQKVITSRVQTPDQTTRAWEFVRKQVSKGRQAYVVCPRVEGQSEEDDAAAETVFSNLQRGELSHLKVGLLHGRMDRQTRHDVMDRFRDREIDVLVSTTVIEVGVNVPNATIMVVQQAERFGLAQLHQLRGRICRGSYQGYCFLMSESDTPEANDRLIAMEESSDGFKLAERDAELRGPGDVLGTRQSGSLPLRVGNPIKDIAVLQVARRMAYDLVRTGDFDSPEFADLKKLVLDRFAHVLDLPQTG
- a CDS encoding integron integrase; translated protein: MSVQKFEEVLEAGKYSRDERSWFVKWILRFREFLYENELLPADVDKAIVIRFLQQVKTQGTPAWQRLQAVQAIEIYHQDVLQQPIAELQGVVTTLSRFAGQQKLLGTDQPLSANETAGLVGRIDPEEPAMLQKVRREARLSGLLRRTELAYVGWIKRFLVGHSTAAAGLADDSAAALPPESAIRQFLSSLVVEGDVAPSTLNQAKSSLLFLYQKVFAQRIGFLDVVPAGKAERLPVVFSREEVSRLRPLFSGLKQLMFLVMYGAGLRHLECRRLRVKDVCFDEGHIVVRNAKGDQDRITVLPNACRELLQQQITRTLYQHNEDLEQGRGRVWLPHALERKYPNANAEPAWQWVFPARQHSVDPVSGERRRHHVCEDYFSGEFKKHLKRSKIVKNAVPHSLRHSFATHLLEDGADIRTVQELLGHKDVRTTMKYLHVMNKPGLAVKSPLDIMPDRSGHN
- a CDS encoding IS91 family transposase: MPTVADVLRQHGDDYLKQFGERMPLQHKRVLSFISKCRTGELGHLRYDCGDCQRTHWVGRSCNNRHCPNCQSDKTQKWLADRLSELLPVPYFMVTFTVPEALRKVVRAHQDVCYRALFDCGSQTIHELASGKRFVGTKRMGFFGVLHTWGRDFTVYNPHVHFVVPGGGVSEDGSQEPTATPRRMKRTRSSGSPRHGPPGPPGWQQCPPNFLLPEKAASTVFPAKFRDAVRAAGIEDEFLAADPRAWTRPWVMDVEAVGDGRGVLKYLAPYVYRVAISNNRIESMNETHVTYRYTPSGKKFSKRRKVSGQEFVRGFLQHVLPPNFHRIRYYGFLHSHSSLSIDYVRMLACFYLGMCYILAKRAVAEEPPKRPMVCRECGGDLHLVMITDHVGRVLYEHPLPYLDSG
- a CDS encoding site-specific integrase; the encoded protein is MSHDHSSQNGNNSNSDEQRSNNQPTKSLRERMSQDLQLRGMAQRTHDGYLREVRKLAGHYHTPPDQLSEQQVADYLLYLINDCEFAPGSLRVAYSGLKFFYKYTEPRDWKVLTKLRIPKQKTLPDVLSIDEVHRLIAAVRQPRNRAYFWATYTLGLRMSEALSLQIGDIDAERMLVHVHRGKGAKDRFVTLPHSTLHVLRSYWKTHRNPTLLFPQIGRTKKEGPTTSRPMDPSTVQGCIKDVVSELGFTKQVSIHTLRHSIATHLFEAGVSLRWIQKFLGHKNLQTTLVYLHLTDPKEEDGRKTHDDIADAGTLFDNMFPPPGEPPIGPDNDPHRNRKPR